The following are encoded in a window of Acinonyx jubatus isolate Ajub_Pintada_27869175 chromosome D4, VMU_Ajub_asm_v1.0, whole genome shotgun sequence genomic DNA:
- the DBH gene encoding dopamine beta-hydroxylase — MQVPSPSTREAASMYGTVVAIFLVILVATLQSSAPPENPFPYQVPLDPEGSLELSWNVSDAQKTVHFQLLVQELKAGVLFGMSDRGELENADLVVLWTDGDRTYFGDAWSDQRGQIHLDSRQDYQLLRARRTPEGLSLIFKRPFDTCDPKDYLIEDGTVHLVYGVLEEPFRTLEAINTSGLQTGLQRVQLLKPSIPIPALPVDTHTMEIRTPDILIPGQLTTYWCHITELPDGFSRHHIVMYEPIVTKGNEALVHHMEVFQCAAQFETFPQFSGPCDSKMKPGRLNYCRHVLAAWALGAKAFYYPEEAGLAFGGHGSSRFLRLEVHYHNPLKIQGRRDSSGIRLHYTATLRRFDAGIMELGLVYSPVMAIPPRETAFVLTGYCTDKCTQLALPPLGIHIFASQLHTHLTGRKVVTVLVRDGREMEIVNRDDHYSPHFQEIRMLKKMVSVHPGDVLVTSCTYNTEDRELATVGGFGILEEMCVNYVHYYPQTQLELCKSTVDPGFLREYFHLVNRFNGEEVCTCPQASVPEQFATVPWNSFNRDVLRALYGFAPISMHCNKSSAVRFQGEWNRQPLPEIISKLEEPTSHCPASQDQSPSSHTVVNIGGGKG, encoded by the exons ATGCAGGTCCCCAGCCCCAGCACGAGAGAGGCAGCGTCCATGTATGGCACGGTGGTGGCCATCTTCCTGGTCATCTTGGTGGCCACACTGCAGAGCTCGGCCCCCCCCGAGAATCCCTTCCCCTACCAAGTACCCTTGGATCCCGAGGGGTCCCTGGAGCTTTCCTGGAATGTTAGCGACGCGCAGAAGACGGTCCACTTCCAACTCCTGGTGCAGGAGCTCAAGGCCGGGGTCCTGTTTGGGATGTCGGACCGCGGCGAGTTGGAAAATGCtgacctggtggtgctctggacCGACGGAGACAGAACCTACTTTGGG GACGCCTGGAGTGACCAGAGGGGACAGATCCACCTGGATTCCCGGCAGGATTACCAGCTCCTGAGGGCGCGGAGAACCCCGGAAGGCCTGAGCCTGATCTTCAAGAGGCCCTTTGACACCTGTGACCCCAAGGATTACCTCATTGAG GATGGCACCGTCCACCTGGTATACGGGGTCCTGGAGGAGCCGTTCCGGACGCTGGAGGCCATCAACACCTCGGGGCTGCAGACGGGGCTGCAGAGGGTACAGCTGTTAAAGCCCAGTATCCCCATCCCGGCCTTGCCCGTGGACACGCACACCATGGAGATCCGCACCCCGGACATCCTGATCCCCGGCCAGCTGACCACATACTGGTGCCACATCACTGAGCTTCCAGACGGCTTCTCCCGGCACCACATCGTCATg taCGAGCCCATCGTCACCAAGGGCAACGAGGCCCTGGTGCACCACATGGAGGTCTTCCAGTGTGCCGCCCAGTTTGAGACCTTCCCCCAGTTCAGCGGGCCCTGCGATTCCAAGATGAAGCCCGGACGCCTCAATTACTGCCGCCACGTGCTGGCCGCCTGGGCCCTGGGTGCCAAG GCCTTTTATTACCCGGAGGAAGcaggccttgcctttgggggccACGGGTCCTCCAGATTTCTCCGTCTGGAAGTTCACTACCACAACCCGCTGAAGATCCAAG GCCGCCGCGACTCCTCGGGCATCCGCCTGCACTACACGGCCACGCTACGTCGCTTCGACGCGGGCATCATGGAGCTGGGGCTTGTGTACTCGCCCGTGATGGCCATCCCCCCGCGGGAGACGGCCTTCGTCCTCACCGGCTACTGCACGGACAAGTGCACCCAGCTG GCCCTGCCTCCCTTAGGGATCCACATCTTCGCCTCCCAGCTCCACACACACCTGACGGGGAGGAAGGTGGTCACTGTGCTGGTCCGGGACGGCCGAGAGATGGAGATTGTGAACAGGGACGACCACTACAGCCCTCACTTCCAG GAGATCCGTATGTTGAAGAAGATGGTGTCCGTGCACCCG GGGGACGTGCTCGTCACTTCCTGTACGTACAACACAGAAGACAGGGAGCTGGCCACCGTG GGGGGCTTTGGTATCCTGGAGGAGATGTGCGTCAACTACGTCCACTACTATCCCCAGACGCAGCTGGAGCTTTGCAAGAGCACCGTGGACCCGGGTTTCCTGCGGGAGTATTTCCACCTGGTGAACAG gttCAACGGTGAGGAAGTGTGCACCTGCCCCCAGGCCTCTGTCCCTGAGCAGTTTGCCACGGTTCCCTGGAACTCCTTCAATCGAGACGTGCTCAGGGCCCTGTACGGCTTCGCCCCCATCTCCATGCACTGCAACAAGTCCTCGGCCGTCCGCTTCCAG GGTGAATGGAATCGGCAGCCTCTGCCTGAGATCATCTCCAAGCTAGAAGAGCCCACCTCTCACTGCCCAGCCAGCCAGGATCAGAGCCCCTCCAGCCACACTGTGGTCAACATTGGTGGGGGCAAAGGTTGA